The following proteins are co-located in the Fusobacteria bacterium ZRK30 genome:
- a CDS encoding DUF2520 domain-containing protein has product MRIGIIGAGRVGISLGRYLRSRNFSISGYLNRYRKENIIDLSKLGWRSLESYTEIVARSDIILITVPDDEIIHVWNKLSKENIGGRCVIHTSGAVSSEIFCNAEELGAEAASLHPMMTFSGIDTAMSRMEEMSLVLEGDSSQAKKLVEGLKNRCFSVEKKFKMRYHLAGVYASNLIVPMIHRGIDNLQRCGFSEKEAKDILLPLVEKTVENIGEKGIKDSITGPLQRGDLNTLRGHLNSQERWERDLYLAGSRELLKIIGENKEIEGILEEER; this is encoded by the coding sequence ATGAGAATTGGTATTATAGGAGCAGGCAGGGTAGGAATATCTCTGGGAAGATATTTAAGATCTCGAAATTTTTCTATCTCAGGATACTTAAACAGATACAGAAAAGAAAACATCATAGATCTATCTAAACTGGGATGGAGATCTCTTGAGAGTTATACAGAGATAGTAGCACGATCAGATATAATTTTAATAACTGTTCCCGACGATGAGATTATCCATGTTTGGAATAAGCTATCCAAGGAAAATATAGGGGGTCGGTGTGTAATCCATACCAGTGGTGCTGTCTCCTCAGAAATATTTTGCAACGCAGAGGAATTAGGAGCAGAGGCTGCTTCTCTTCATCCTATGATGACTTTTTCTGGTATAGATACAGCAATGAGCAGAATGGAGGAGATGTCTCTCGTTTTAGAGGGAGACTCTTCACAGGCAAAAAAATTAGTCGAGGGATTAAAAAATAGATGTTTTAGTGTGGAGAAAAAATTTAAAATGAGATATCACCTTGCAGGGGTCTACGCATCTAACCTGATAGTTCCAATGATTCATAGGGGAATAGATAATCTTCAAAGATGTGGATTTTCAGAAAAAGAAGCTAAAGATATCCTCCTTCCCCTGGTTGAAAAAACTGTTGAAAATATAGGAGAAAAGGGGATAAAAGATTCAATTACAGGTCCCCTCCAAAGGGGCGATTTAAATACTTTGAGGGGGCATTTAAACTCTCAAGAAAGGTGGGAACGAGATCTCTATCTTGCAGGATCCAGGGAACTTTTGAAAATTATTGGTGAAAATAAAGAAATAGAAGGTATATTGGAGGAGGAAAGATGA
- a CDS encoding hemolysin family protein, with protein sequence MEIYSQLILLVVLIILSGIFSASETALTAFKSTDLEEIENTNPRTAKLLKKWLTKPNEILTAILLGNNIVNILASSIATIVTLQIMGAKSGNAIAVATVSMTIVVLIFGEITPKIVAKTYSRKISGIVIGPIYFLSIIALPIIKLLMFVTKIISGMMGVNIKHENLMITEEEIKSYINVGEAEGVIEEEEREMIHSIIEFGDTTAKEVMTPRTSIFMLDAESTIDEVWDEIIDSGYSRIPVYGEDLDEILGILYVKDLMTLAKEGTTNIPLKNILREAYFVPDTKSIVEILDEFRNKQVHMAVVLDEYGGTVGLATIEDLIEEIIGEIKDEYDLHEEDEIEKISESKYRVDARINIEDLNKELELNIPESEDYESLGGYVLDILGRVAEVEDIVELEGLRMKVLEIDKMRVVKILIEISEEEE encoded by the coding sequence TTGGAAATTTATAGTCAACTTATTTTATTGGTGGTATTAATTATTTTATCGGGAATATTTTCAGCTTCTGAAACTGCTCTTACTGCATTTAAAAGTACTGATCTGGAAGAAATTGAAAATACTAACCCTAGAACAGCAAAATTATTGAAAAAATGGTTAACTAAACCTAATGAGATATTAACAGCAATACTATTAGGGAATAATATTGTAAATATTTTAGCTTCATCTATAGCAACTATAGTTACCTTGCAAATAATGGGGGCTAAATCTGGAAATGCAATAGCTGTAGCTACTGTATCTATGACAATCGTAGTACTTATATTTGGAGAGATAACTCCTAAAATAGTTGCCAAAACATATTCAAGAAAGATATCAGGAATTGTTATAGGACCAATTTATTTTCTGAGTATTATAGCATTGCCTATCATAAAATTATTGATGTTTGTTACTAAGATCATCAGTGGTATGATGGGGGTAAATATCAAACATGAAAATCTTATGATAACAGAGGAAGAGATAAAGTCCTATATTAATGTAGGAGAAGCTGAAGGAGTGATTGAAGAGGAAGAGAGGGAGATGATCCACTCAATTATAGAGTTTGGTGATACCACTGCAAAAGAGGTTATGACTCCGAGAACTTCGATCTTTATGCTAGATGCGGAATCTACAATAGATGAAGTTTGGGATGAGATCATAGACAGCGGTTACTCTAGAATACCTGTATATGGAGAAGATTTAGATGAAATATTAGGAATTCTTTATGTCAAAGACCTTATGACATTAGCTAAGGAAGGAACTACGAATATCCCTTTAAAAAATATATTGAGGGAAGCTTATTTTGTTCCTGATACTAAATCTATAGTGGAGATCTTAGATGAGTTTAGAAATAAACAAGTCCATATGGCTGTTGTCCTAGATGAATATGGAGGAACAGTAGGGTTAGCAACTATTGAAGACCTCATTGAGGAGATAATTGGCGAGATAAAAGATGAATACGACCTTCATGAAGAGGATGAAATTGAAAAAATAAGTGAATCAAAATATAGAGTTGATGCACGAATAAATATTGAAGATTTAAATAAGGAACTGGAGCTGAATATCCCTGAATCGGAAGACTATGAAAGTCTAGGAGGGTATGTTTTAGACATCTTAGGCCGGGTAGCGGAGGTTGAAGATATTGTTGAGTTAGAGGGTCTTAGGATGAAAGTTTTAGAGATCGATAAGATGAGAGTAGTTAAAATTCTTATAGAGATAAGTGAGGAAGAGGAATGA
- a CDS encoding MATE family efflux transporter: protein MNKEWILKEEKIPKALLKLSLPAVVGILISAIYNVVDTLFVGMLNDTRAIGAIAVSYPLFMLIAAIGQMIGVGGGNMISRFLGAQDKKSANTTFNISIVLGVIFSIAATIFGVVYLEWILKSIGATSTILPYAKTYTMIIILGTFFTVINMVLNNTIRAEGNSKYSMCAIGLGAILNIILDPIFIFVLNFGIEGAAVATVISQFISTLFLFKYYFSKSSLLKISFKHFLFKKSIFYSILIVGLPSFSRQILVSVSMAVYNNALEIYGDTAIAAGGIAMRVVSIIMFTLFGFAQGFQPLVAYSYGRKNYSRIIEALKVSLIWVTIYSIVLNLIYIIFSENIIKIFSFDPEVIKLGQLNLYSLNIFFFTFGITTIVTTLYQSLGKGRESFILASCRNGFFFIPLVYILNYKFGLNGIIATHAVADLLAGLFTFYYIIKIKKEIKRITICV from the coding sequence ATGAACAAAGAATGGATACTAAAAGAGGAAAAAATACCAAAAGCATTATTGAAATTATCGCTGCCTGCTGTAGTGGGGATTTTGATATCTGCTATATATAACGTAGTTGATACATTATTTGTCGGGATGCTAAACGACACTCGTGCAATAGGAGCTATCGCAGTTTCCTATCCTTTATTTATGCTGATAGCAGCCATAGGACAGATGATTGGTGTTGGCGGAGGAAATATGATATCTAGATTTTTAGGAGCCCAGGATAAAAAAAGTGCCAATACTACATTTAATATATCGATAGTTTTAGGAGTGATTTTTTCAATAGCTGCAACTATTTTTGGTGTGGTATATTTAGAATGGATATTAAAAAGTATAGGAGCAACTTCTACAATTTTACCCTATGCTAAAACATATACGATGATCATCATTTTAGGAACTTTTTTTACCGTCATCAACATGGTTTTAAATAATACAATCAGGGCAGAAGGAAATAGTAAATATAGTATGTGTGCCATAGGATTAGGAGCCATTTTAAATATTATCTTAGACCCGATCTTTATTTTTGTTTTAAATTTTGGAATAGAGGGGGCTGCTGTAGCCACTGTTATTTCACAGTTTATCTCGACTTTATTTTTATTTAAATATTATTTTTCAAAATCCAGCCTTTTAAAGATATCTTTTAAACACTTTTTATTTAAAAAGTCTATTTTTTACAGTATTTTAATTGTTGGACTGCCGTCATTTTCCAGACAAATTTTAGTCAGTGTATCTATGGCAGTGTATAATAATGCATTGGAAATCTATGGAGATACTGCTATCGCTGCTGGAGGAATTGCTATGCGTGTGGTCTCTATTATTATGTTTACACTCTTTGGGTTTGCCCAAGGGTTCCAGCCATTAGTAGCTTATAGCTATGGCCGGAAAAATTATTCCCGAATAATAGAAGCTCTTAAAGTATCTCTTATATGGGTTACTATATATAGTATAGTTTTAAACCTTATATATATAATATTTTCTGAAAATATTATAAAAATATTTTCATTTGACCCTGAAGTGATTAAATTAGGACAATTAAACCTTTATTCTTTAAATATCTTCTTTTTCACCTTTGGGATTACGACTATTGTGACCACCCTCTATCAGTCTTTGGGAAAAGGCCGGGAAAGTTTTATATTAGCCAGTTGTAGAAATGGTTTTTTCTTTATCCCATTGGTATATATTTTAAATTATAAATTTGGACTAAACGGCATAATTGCAACCCATGCAGTAGCAGATTTATTGGCAGGATTATTCACTTTTTACTATATTATTAAGATAAAAAAAGAGATAAAAAGAATAACAATCTGTGTTTAA
- the ndk gene encoding nucleoside-diphosphate kinase, which translates to MPEQTFLMIKPDGVKRRLVGDILIRLEKKGLKIVAMKMLQITRELAELHYREHRGKEFYEELINFITSGPVVAIVLEGEGIVGLIRNFAGKTNPKEARCGTIRGDYAFDITQNVIHTSDSIPSAQREIINFFGKSEILSSREG; encoded by the coding sequence ATGCCAGAGCAAACATTTTTAATGATTAAGCCAGATGGTGTTAAAAGAAGATTGGTAGGAGATATATTGATTAGATTAGAAAAAAAAGGGTTAAAGATAGTCGCAATGAAGATGTTACAAATAACAAGGGAATTGGCAGAATTACATTATCGTGAGCACAGAGGAAAGGAATTCTATGAAGAATTGATAAATTTTATTACCTCTGGTCCCGTTGTAGCAATTGTTTTAGAAGGAGAAGGAATTGTGGGCCTTATCCGCAACTTTGCAGGAAAAACTAATCCAAAAGAAGCTAGGTGTGGTACAATAAGAGGTGATTACGCTTTTGACATAACTCAAAATGTTATCCATACTTCGGATTCTATACCAAGTGCCCAAAGGGAGATAATTAATTTCTTTGGGAAGTCAGAAATTCTAAGCAGTAGAGAAGGGTAG
- a CDS encoding DUF502 domain-containing protein, with protein sequence MKKIKSLFATGLITVLPVLITINIMSWIFKFLNNYLSQNIFVKEMTSYLLKYEFYSKFTTQVLVYLIAMLIIILTIIIAGLAMRNVIGKKIAKKIDLLFSNIPLVKPIYTTILQIRHLMFTSNTKAYQKVVMIEYPRKGIYSLGFLTNRENKLFEDILGGKKLLNIFIPTSPNPTSGMFIMVEADNVKELDIKIEDAVKLIISGGAIVPKVNKI encoded by the coding sequence ATGAAAAAAATAAAAAGTCTTTTTGCAACAGGATTGATAACTGTTTTACCGGTATTAATAACAATCAATATAATGTCGTGGATATTTAAATTTTTAAACAATTATTTAAGTCAGAATATTTTTGTGAAAGAGATGACCTCATACCTATTAAAATATGAGTTTTATTCTAAATTTACAACACAGGTTTTGGTTTATTTAATTGCGATGCTAATAATTATATTGACTATTATTATTGCAGGTCTTGCCATGAGAAATGTAATTGGAAAAAAAATAGCCAAAAAAATAGATCTGCTATTCTCTAATATTCCATTGGTAAAACCTATCTATACTACTATTTTGCAGATTAGACATCTTATGTTTACATCCAATACAAAAGCTTATCAAAAAGTAGTTATGATAGAGTATCCAAGGAAGGGAATTTACAGTTTGGGATTTTTAACTAACAGAGAGAACAAACTTTTTGAAGATATATTAGGAGGGAAAAAATTACTTAATATATTTATACCTACCTCTCCTAATCCTACTTCCGGGATGTTTATAATGGTAGAAGCAGATAATGTCAAAGAATTGGATATCAAGATTGAAGACGCTGTCAAACTAATAATTTCTGGTGGAGCAATAGTTCCAAAGGTCAATAAAATTTAG
- a CDS encoding nucleoside hydrolase, which produces MKLKKKKIIIDCDPGIDDSLAILLAINSEEVDLIGITVVGGNVDAMKCAINAIKVLEVGGRLDIPVYLGESKPLVRELETAEETHGEGGLGKVVVQKSEDQKLIKSGAIDFLLANSSDCHLITIGPMINLARAIQKDKEAFNKFLSITSMGGAYKSHGNCSQVAEFNYWVDPHAVQLVYDNYDKPITMVGLDVTRSCVLTPDYRQLLKFIDTPVSNFIYDITEFYVDFHWEQERTLGCVINDPLAMAYFIDNTLADGFYSNLEMVVQGNAIGQSMIDVQGFYKREDNVLVLTEVDNIRFMNMFFKRLFKGYEKDIDLVIK; this is translated from the coding sequence ATGAAATTAAAAAAGAAAAAAATAATAATTGATTGTGACCCGGGAATAGACGACAGTTTGGCTATATTATTAGCTATAAATTCCGAGGAAGTAGATCTAATAGGGATAACCGTAGTCGGTGGAAATGTAGATGCTATGAAATGTGCAATCAATGCAATTAAGGTATTAGAGGTCGGTGGAAGGCTGGATATCCCGGTATATCTGGGAGAATCCAAACCTCTAGTCAGAGAATTAGAAACAGCAGAAGAAACCCATGGAGAGGGAGGGTTAGGGAAAGTGGTGGTTCAAAAGAGTGAAGATCAAAAATTAATAAAAAGCGGGGCAATAGATTTTTTACTGGCTAACTCAAGCGATTGCCACCTTATTACTATTGGACCTATGATAAATCTTGCCCGTGCAATACAAAAAGATAAGGAAGCTTTCAATAAATTCTTATCCATAACTTCCATGGGAGGAGCTTATAAAAGTCATGGGAATTGTTCCCAGGTAGCTGAATTTAATTATTGGGTAGATCCCCATGCAGTGCAGTTGGTGTATGATAATTATGATAAACCTATTACCATGGTTGGCTTAGATGTGACGAGAAGTTGTGTTCTGACCCCTGATTATCGTCAGTTGCTAAAATTTATAGACACTCCTGTATCAAATTTCATCTATGATATCACAGAATTTTATGTAGATTTCCACTGGGAACAGGAGAGAACTCTGGGCTGTGTAATAAATGATCCTTTGGCTATGGCATACTTTATAGACAACACTTTAGCAGATGGATTCTACAGTAATTTAGAGATGGTGGTACAGGGAAATGCCATAGGCCAGTCTATGATCGATGTACAAGGATTTTATAAAAGAGAAGATAATGTTTTAGTTCTAACAGAGGTCGATAATATAAGGTTTATGAATATGTTTTTTAAAAGGTTATTTAAAGGTTATGAAAAAGATATAGATCTAGTAATAAAATAA
- a CDS encoding aspartate 1-decarboxylase, with the protein MKLQMLKGKIHRATVTQAELHYVGSITLDVELMKAAGIREYELVHIVDIDNGARFETYVIAGTERGIVCLNGAAARMVQTGDRVIIMAYCYMDESEAEEHKPKVVLLGEDNKVEKISSYEKHGKLM; encoded by the coding sequence ATGAAACTACAGATGCTTAAAGGAAAGATACACAGGGCCACAGTAACACAGGCAGAACTTCATTATGTAGGAAGCATAACTTTGGATGTAGAGCTTATGAAAGCAGCAGGGATAAGGGAATATGAGCTGGTGCATATAGTTGATATAGACAATGGGGCTAGATTTGAAACTTACGTAATCGCCGGGACAGAGAGGGGAATCGTCTGCCTCAATGGAGCTGCAGCCAGGATGGTACAGACAGGGGACAGGGTAATTATAATGGCCTATTGCTATATGGACGAATCAGAGGCAGAGGAGCATAAACCCAAGGTAGTTCTTTTAGGAGAGGACAATAAAGTTGAAAAAATTTCCAGCTATGAAAAACACGGTAAATTGATGTAG
- the panC gene encoding pantoate--beta-alanine ligase yields the protein MEVIREIEEIQKKIKEWKDAGESVGFVPTMGYLHRGHGSLIERAASENDKVVVSVFVNPMQFDNCNDLDSYPSDLSGDMDLVTRSGGDLIFSPTVQEVYPRGFNSFVEIENLDTELCGATRPGHFRGVCTVLTKFFLILAPQMVYFGKKDYQQLMVVKRMVADLNIPLEIIGCTTVREKGGLAMSSRNARLSEDEKSKALIINQTLKAVKDRVIQGEAEVEKIRRWAVERIEGVGGAVVDYFEIVHADTLQKITKIEDKAVAATAVFIGKSRLIDNIILGGKDETTDA from the coding sequence ATGGAAGTTATAAGGGAAATTGAAGAGATTCAAAAAAAAATCAAAGAATGGAAGGATGCAGGTGAAAGTGTAGGTTTTGTTCCTACCATGGGATACCTTCACAGAGGTCATGGAAGTCTCATTGAGAGGGCAGCCAGTGAAAATGACAAGGTAGTTGTGAGTGTTTTTGTAAATCCCATGCAGTTTGATAACTGTAATGACTTAGATTCCTATCCCTCTGACCTTTCTGGAGATATGGATCTTGTGACAAGATCAGGAGGAGATCTCATCTTTAGTCCCACGGTGCAGGAGGTCTATCCCCGGGGATTTAATTCCTTTGTAGAGATAGAAAATTTAGATACTGAACTTTGTGGAGCTACAAGGCCCGGACACTTTAGAGGAGTCTGCACAGTTCTTACAAAGTTTTTTCTTATCCTGGCTCCTCAGATGGTTTATTTTGGAAAAAAAGATTATCAGCAATTGATGGTTGTAAAAAGAATGGTGGCTGACTTGAATATCCCCCTTGAAATTATAGGATGTACAACTGTAAGAGAAAAAGGCGGGCTGGCTATGAGTTCTAGAAATGCAAGATTATCTGAAGATGAAAAAAGTAAAGCCCTTATAATAAATCAAACTTTGAAAGCTGTAAAAGACAGAGTTATTCAAGGGGAGGCTGAGGTAGAAAAGATCCGAAGATGGGCTGTAGAAAGGATAGAGGGGGTAGGGGGAGCTGTCGTGGATTATTTTGAGATAGTCCACGCTGATACACTTCAAAAAATAACAAAAATAGAGGATAAAGCAGTGGCAGCCACTGCAGTATTTATAGGAAAATCCAGACTGATAGACAATATAATTCTAGGGGGAAAAGATGAAACTACAGATGCTTAA
- the ald gene encoding alanine dehydrogenase codes for MRIGIPGEIKPQEHRIALVPEGAAEFINRGHNVYMTAGAANGIGLTDEDYKAVGVEILSTLEEVYEVSDMIVGVKEPQPRELALIKPGQIHYRYLHLAPDYDQTVGLMKAGATGIAFETVEMPNRSLPLLAPMSEVAGREGVIFGANILAKHMGGKGILLGGVTGTARAKVVIVGAGISGQAALKMAVGLEADVTILDVDIAKLKYLDDIYGNKIKTLYSNSGNLAATIKEADLVISTVLIPGAKCPHLITMDMIHSMEAGSVIVDISIDQGGSTPVSKPTYHEAPTFLTDNGVVMYCCANMPGAMPKTSSYALANVTLKYGLAIADLGVEGAIKRFPELKPGINVYEGKLVYKHVSTAFPDLKFDELDTVMK; via the coding sequence ATGAGAATAGGAATACCTGGAGAGATCAAACCACAAGAACATAGAATTGCACTAGTACCAGAGGGAGCAGCAGAATTTATTAACAGAGGACATAACGTTTATATGACAGCTGGAGCGGCAAATGGAATTGGATTAACTGACGAAGATTATAAAGCTGTAGGAGTAGAGATCCTTTCGACTTTAGAGGAAGTATATGAAGTTTCAGATATGATTGTGGGAGTTAAAGAACCTCAACCTAGAGAACTTGCTCTTATTAAACCCGGACAAATTCATTATAGATACCTTCATTTGGCACCTGACTACGATCAAACAGTAGGATTGATGAAAGCTGGAGCTACTGGAATTGCATTTGAAACTGTAGAGATGCCAAATAGAAGCTTACCATTATTAGCACCAATGTCTGAAGTAGCTGGAAGAGAAGGAGTTATTTTTGGAGCTAACATCCTAGCAAAACATATGGGTGGAAAAGGAATCTTATTAGGTGGTGTTACAGGAACTGCCAGAGCAAAAGTTGTGATTGTAGGAGCTGGAATATCTGGACAAGCTGCACTAAAAATGGCAGTTGGATTGGAAGCTGATGTAACTATATTAGATGTAGATATCGCTAAATTAAAGTATTTAGATGATATTTATGGAAATAAGATCAAAACTCTCTATTCAAACTCAGGAAACTTAGCAGCAACTATTAAAGAAGCTGACTTAGTTATCTCTACAGTATTAATTCCTGGAGCTAAGTGTCCTCACTTAATCACTATGGATATGATCCACTCAATGGAAGCAGGATCAGTAATTGTTGACATCTCAATCGACCAAGGTGGGTCAACACCAGTCTCTAAACCAACATATCATGAAGCTCCTACTTTCTTAACTGATAACGGTGTAGTAATGTATTGTTGTGCTAATATGCCTGGAGCTATGCCTAAGACATCTTCGTATGCTCTTGCAAATGTTACACTTAAATATGGATTAGCAATAGCTGACTTAGGAGTAGAGGGAGCTATCAAGAGATTCCCTGAATTAAAGCCTGGTATAAATGTTTACGAGGGTAAATTAGTTTATAAGCATGTTTCAACTGCTTTCCCTGATTTGAAATTTGATGAATTAGACACAGTGATGAAATAG
- a CDS encoding CBS domain-containing protein — protein sequence MKQVRDVMNTDLITIEANLTFDNILKIMTEKGAGKLPVIDNGQLVGVVTRDDILVRQETAPLPPVIAFWDLLITLPENKEFKKKLKKLSGYIAKDIMSTDYLVVKQSDDLANVITQIVEQKYNYALVVENDSIEGIITKTDLIKKCFN from the coding sequence ATGAAACAAGTACGTGATGTAATGAATACAGATTTAATAACAATAGAGGCTAACTTAACCTTTGATAACATCTTAAAAATAATGACAGAAAAAGGTGCAGGGAAGCTTCCAGTAATCGATAACGGACAATTGGTAGGGGTAGTTACAAGGGATGATATTTTGGTAAGACAGGAAACAGCACCGCTTCCTCCGGTGATTGCATTTTGGGATCTGCTTATAACCCTCCCAGAAAATAAAGAATTTAAGAAAAAATTAAAAAAATTATCAGGATACATTGCAAAGGACATAATGTCTACAGATTATTTAGTGGTAAAACAATCTGATGATCTGGCTAATGTCATAACTCAAATAGTAGAACAAAAATATAACTATGCTCTTGTGGTAGAAAATGATTCCATAGAGGGTATTATAACGAAAACTGATTTAATTAAAAAATGTTTTAATTAA
- the ald gene encoding alanine dehydrogenase: protein MRIGIPGEIKPQEHRIALVPEGAAEFINRGHNVYMTAGAANGIGLTDEDYKAVGVEILSTLEEVYEVSDMIVGVKEPQPRELALIKPGQIHYRYLHLAPDYDQTVGLMEAGATGIAFETVEMQNRSLPLLAPMSEVAGRESVIFGANILAKHMGGKGILLGGVTGTARAKVVVVGAGIAGQAALKMAVGLESDVTILDVDIAKLKYLDDIYGNKIKTLYSNAGNLAATIKEADLVISTVLIPGAKCPHLITMDMIHSMEAGSVIVDISIDQGGSTPISRPTYHEDPTFLTDNGVVMYCCANMPGAMPKTSSYALANVTLKYGLAIADLGVEGAIKRFPELKPGINVYEGKLVYKHVSTAFPDLKFDELDTVMYAGK, encoded by the coding sequence ATGAGAATAGGAATACCTGGAGAGATCAAACCACAAGAACATAGAATTGCACTAGTACCAGAGGGAGCAGCAGAATTTATTAACAGAGGACATAACGTTTATATGACAGCTGGAGCGGCAAATGGAATTGGATTAACTGACGAAGATTATAAAGCTGTAGGAGTAGAGATCCTTTCGACTTTAGAAGAAGTATATGAAGTTTCAGATATGATCGTGGGAGTTAAAGAACCTCAACCTAGAGAACTTGCTCTTATTAAACCTGGACAAATTCATTATAGATACCTTCATTTGGCACCTGACTACGATCAAACAGTAGGATTAATGGAAGCTGGAGCTACTGGAATCGCATTTGAAACTGTAGAGATGCAAAATAGAAGTTTACCATTATTAGCACCAATGTCTGAAGTAGCTGGAAGAGAATCAGTTATTTTTGGAGCTAACATATTAGCGAAACATATGGGTGGAAAAGGAATCTTATTAGGTGGTGTTACAGGGACTGCCAGAGCAAAAGTTGTAGTAGTAGGAGCTGGAATTGCTGGACAAGCTGCACTAAAGATGGCAGTTGGATTAGAATCTGATGTAACTATATTAGATGTAGATATCGCTAAATTAAAGTATTTAGATGATATTTATGGAAATAAGATCAAAACTCTTTATTCAAACGCAGGAAACTTAGCAGCAACTATTAAAGAGGCTGACTTAGTAATTTCTACAGTATTAATTCCAGGAGCTAAGTGTCCTCACTTAATCACTATGGATATGATCCACTCAATGGAAGCAGGATCAGTAATTGTTGATATCTCAATCGACCAAGGTGGATCAACTCCAATCTCTAGACCTACATATCATGAAGACCCTACTTTCTTAACTGATAACGGTGTAGTAATGTATTGTTGTGCTAATATGCCTGGAGCTATGCCTAAGACATCTTCGTATGCTCTTGCAAATGTTACACTTAAATATGGATTAGCAATAGCTGATTTAGGAGTAGAGGGAGCTATCAAGAGATTCCCTGAATTAAAGCCTGGTATAAATGTTTATGAGGGTAAATTAGTTTATAAGCATGTTTCAACTGCTTTCCCTGATTTAAAATTTGATGAATTAGATACAGTAATGTATGCAGGAAAATAA
- the panB gene encoding 3-methyl-2-oxobutanoate hydroxymethyltransferase, which translates to MKNTVVTFINSKKKGQKLSMLTAYDYTMAKIIDGTEINGILVGDSLGMVTLGYDSTLAVTVEDMIHHGRAVVRGVKNTLVTVDMPFMSYHNTLAEAIDNAGRIIKQTQAHAVKVEGGREILDKVKGLIKAQIPVMGHLGLTPQSLNIMGGFKVQGKSEEAAKKIIEDAKLLEEAGVFAIVLECIPEKLADLVSKSISIPTIGIGSGAGCDGQILVYQDMLNMDENFKPKFVKTFADAGSVIKGGIKKYVDQIRDGEFPAAEHTFTMKEEVLEKLY; encoded by the coding sequence ATGAAAAATACAGTAGTAACATTTATTAATTCTAAAAAAAAGGGGCAGAAACTCTCCATGCTGACAGCATATGATTATACCATGGCAAAAATTATAGACGGAACAGAGATCAATGGAATACTGGTAGGAGATTCTCTGGGAATGGTAACTCTAGGATACGATTCCACTCTGGCAGTGACAGTAGAAGATATGATCCATCATGGAAGAGCAGTGGTCAGAGGAGTAAAAAATACTCTGGTAACAGTAGATATGCCATTTATGTCCTATCATAACACTCTGGCAGAAGCCATAGATAATGCAGGAAGGATAATAAAACAAACACAAGCCCATGCTGTTAAAGTGGAAGGCGGCAGGGAAATTTTAGATAAGGTAAAGGGTCTTATAAAGGCTCAAATACCAGTAATGGGCCATCTGGGACTGACACCACAATCCCTGAATATCATGGGAGGATTTAAGGTACAGGGAAAGAGTGAGGAAGCGGCAAAAAAAATAATAGAAGATGCCAAACTTTTAGAAGAGGCAGGTGTATTTGCAATAGTCCTTGAATGTATCCCTGAAAAACTGGCTGATCTTGTGAGCAAAAGTATATCTATACCTACCATAGGAATTGGTTCAGGAGCAGGTTGTGACGGACAGATCTTGGTATATCAGGATATGCTCAATATGGATGAGAATTTTAAACCTAAATTTGTTAAAACTTTTGCAGATGCAGGGTCGGTGATAAAAGGTGGAATAAAAAAATATGTAGACCAGATAAGGGATGGAGAGTTTCCTGCTGCGGAACATACCTTCACCATGAAGGAAGAGGTTTTAGAAAAACTTTATTAG